One region of Bradyrhizobium betae genomic DNA includes:
- a CDS encoding ArsR/SmtB family transcription factor, which produces MPTVVFNSQSVENAAQEIATLLRAVANERRLLILCRLVELGEASVNSLADAIGLSQSALSQHLGKMRDEGLVTYRRESQTSWYRIADARIERLLATLHELYCKPTKRR; this is translated from the coding sequence AAAACGCCGCCCAGGAAATCGCAACCCTGTTGCGAGCCGTGGCAAACGAGCGGCGGCTGCTTATCCTTTGTAGGCTCGTGGAACTAGGAGAGGCGAGCGTGAACTCCCTCGCCGATGCCATCGGCCTGTCCCAGTCGGCGCTGTCGCAGCACCTAGGGAAGATGCGTGACGAAGGCCTGGTGACCTACCGCCGCGAAAGCCAGACCTCTTGGTACCGGATCGCCGACGCGCGCATCGAGCGGCTCTTGGCAACCCTGCACGAACTGTACTGCAAACCGACCAAACGACGTTGA
- a CDS encoding sulfite exporter TauE/SafE family protein — MQSLLTQAALSAASGSVVGFSLGLVGGGGSILAVPLLVYVVGVNDPHVAIGTSAIAVAVNAGANLAAHARSGNVKWRCATTFAVAGVAGAYFGSTLGKIMDGQRLLVLFAVLMIVVGGLMLRNRAHVGNSAVSLSKENLPKLIASGLGVGVLSGFFGIGGGFLIVPALMLATGMPMLNAVGSSLVSVTAFGLTTAANYALSGLIDWQIAFLFIAGGIFGGLIGARLAKSLDSHRGALTFVFAGLIFAVAVYILFRYLSPT; from the coding sequence ATGCAATCACTGTTGACGCAAGCCGCCCTCTCGGCGGCTTCCGGCTCTGTCGTCGGCTTCTCGCTCGGTCTTGTGGGCGGAGGCGGGTCGATCCTGGCTGTTCCACTTCTGGTGTACGTCGTCGGTGTAAACGATCCGCACGTGGCCATCGGGACGAGCGCGATCGCCGTGGCGGTCAATGCCGGCGCCAACCTCGCAGCACATGCGCGCAGCGGCAATGTGAAATGGCGCTGCGCCACGACTTTTGCCGTCGCCGGCGTTGCCGGGGCCTACTTCGGGTCCACCCTCGGCAAGATCATGGACGGGCAACGACTGCTCGTCCTTTTCGCCGTGTTGATGATTGTCGTCGGCGGATTGATGCTGCGCAACCGCGCTCACGTCGGCAACTCGGCCGTCAGCTTGTCCAAGGAGAACCTCCCGAAACTGATCGCATCGGGTCTGGGCGTCGGTGTGCTGTCCGGATTCTTCGGGATTGGCGGGGGATTTCTCATCGTCCCTGCGCTCATGCTTGCGACCGGCATGCCTATGCTCAATGCCGTCGGCTCGTCGCTGGTCTCGGTGACGGCATTCGGACTGACCACTGCCGCGAATTACGCCCTTTCCGGGCTGATCGACTGGCAGATCGCCTTCCTCTTCATCGCAGGCGGAATCTTTGGCGGGTTGATCGGGGCGCGGTTGGCGAAGTCGCTCGACTCCCATCGGGGTGCTTTGACC
- a CDS encoding rhodanese-like domain-containing protein has translation MSLPKIDPATARHLVNQGAILVDIREAEEFARENIVGAYHLPLSRLHEAALALKAGKALIFHCKSGARTSMNAARLAAKVNGACEAYILDGGLDAWKRSAG, from the coding sequence ATGTCACTTCCGAAAATCGATCCCGCGACCGCGCGCCACCTCGTCAATCAGGGCGCGATCCTCGTCGATATCCGCGAAGCAGAGGAATTCGCTCGCGAGAACATTGTCGGCGCTTACCATCTTCCGCTGTCCAGATTGCACGAAGCGGCTTTGGCTTTGAAAGCTGGAAAAGCCTTGATCTTCCACTGCAAGAGCGGCGCTAGGACTTCAATGAACGCCGCCCGTCTCGCAGCGAAAGTGAACGGCGCTTGCGAAGCCTACATTCTTGACGGTGGGCTGGACGCCTGGAAGCGATCGGCCGGCTGA